The Pseudomonas parafulva genome includes a window with the following:
- a CDS encoding TolC family outer membrane protein, which translates to MLRKLSLALAVSCASQTMAWAADVPATVKTDLVSVYQEAVQNNADLAAARADYGARREIVPQARAGLLPNLSAGAEMQSTRTKLDEPSITSNRSGNAWSATLAQPIFRADRWFQLQAAEAFNEQAALELSATEQNLILQTAQSYFAVLRAQDNLAASKAEEAALKRQLDQSNERFDVGLSDKTDVLQSQASYDTARANRIIADRQVQDAFEALVTLTNREYTAIQGVVHSLPVQVPVPNDAKAWVETAGRQNLNLLATNYAVSAAQETLRQRKAGHAPTVDAVAKYQKGDNDNLGFSNPSPLGVRYGGDVEQTTVGLQLNIPIYSGGLTSSQVREAYQRLSQSEQQRESLRRQVVENTRNLHRAVNTDVEQVQARKQSIISNQSALEATEIGYQVGTRNIVDVLDAQRQLYTSVRDYNNSRYAYILDNLSLKQAAGTLSPQDLQDLKRYLKPDYNPDKDFLPPDLAAAAAKNFERRP; encoded by the coding sequence ATGCTGCGCAAACTCTCACTGGCCCTGGCCGTGTCTTGTGCGTCCCAGACGATGGCCTGGGCAGCGGACGTGCCGGCTACGGTGAAGACCGATCTGGTGAGCGTTTACCAGGAAGCGGTACAGAACAACGCCGATCTGGCCGCCGCTCGCGCCGACTACGGCGCGCGTCGCGAAATCGTGCCCCAGGCCCGTGCCGGCTTGCTGCCCAACCTGTCGGCCGGTGCCGAAATGCAAAGCACCCGCACCAAGCTCGACGAACCTTCGATCACATCCAACCGCAGCGGCAATGCCTGGAGCGCGACCCTGGCCCAGCCCATCTTCCGCGCCGACCGCTGGTTCCAGTTGCAGGCTGCCGAAGCGTTCAACGAACAGGCCGCGCTGGAGCTGTCTGCCACCGAGCAGAACCTGATCCTGCAGACGGCGCAAAGCTACTTCGCGGTGCTGCGCGCCCAGGACAACCTGGCGGCCAGCAAGGCCGAGGAAGCGGCCCTCAAGCGTCAGCTCGACCAGTCCAACGAGCGTTTCGACGTGGGGCTTTCGGACAAGACCGACGTGCTGCAGTCCCAGGCCAGTTACGACACGGCCCGCGCCAACCGCATCATCGCCGACCGTCAGGTGCAGGACGCCTTCGAGGCGTTGGTCACCCTGACCAACCGGGAATACACCGCTATCCAGGGCGTGGTGCACAGCCTGCCGGTGCAGGTGCCCGTGCCCAACGACGCCAAGGCCTGGGTCGAAACTGCAGGCCGGCAGAACCTCAACCTGCTGGCGACCAACTACGCAGTGTCCGCGGCGCAAGAAACGCTGCGTCAGCGCAAGGCCGGTCACGCCCCGACCGTGGATGCCGTGGCCAAATACCAGAAGGGTGACAACGACAACCTGGGCTTTAGCAACCCTTCACCGCTGGGTGTTCGCTATGGCGGCGACGTGGAGCAGACCACCGTTGGCTTGCAGTTGAACATCCCCATCTACAGCGGCGGGCTGACCAGTTCACAGGTACGCGAAGCCTACCAACGCCTGAGCCAGAGCGAGCAGCAGCGCGAAAGCCTGCGCCGCCAGGTGGTGGAGAATACCCGCAACCTGCACCGCGCGGTGAACACCGACGTCGAACAGGTGCAGGCGCGCAAGCAGTCGATCATTTCCAACCAGAGCGCACTTGAGGCTACCGAAATCGGCTATCAGGTGGGCACCCGCAACATCGTCGATGTGCTCGACGCCCAGCGCCAGCTGTACACCTCGGTGCGCGACTACAACAACAGCCGGTACGCCTACATCCTCGACAACCTGAGCCTGAAACAGGCAGCCGGTACGCTGAGCCCGCAAGACCTGCAGGACCTCAAGCGCTACCTGAAACCCGACTACAACCCGGACAAGGATTTCCTGCCACCGGACCTGGCGGCAGCGGCGGCGAAGAATTTCGAGCGCAGGCCCTGA
- a CDS encoding DUF1249 domain-containing protein, which produces MARPEPRRSSRYVEVNLLRERYRVDLAGLQAACEANYARLMRLLPDMRTTQSSRSIGMTQGDQMLGVLVLDVVLACPYTTTLRIRQEHSLPWLPVPVMEVQVYHDARMAEVVSAEHARRLRSIYPYPNAAMHQPDEKAQLNLFLGEWLSHCLACGHELVSAR; this is translated from the coding sequence ATGGCTCGCCCTGAACCGCGACGAAGTTCGAGGTATGTGGAAGTGAACCTGCTGCGCGAGCGCTACCGGGTCGACCTGGCCGGATTGCAGGCCGCCTGTGAGGCCAACTATGCCCGGCTGATGCGCCTGCTCCCGGACATGCGCACCACCCAGAGCTCGCGTAGCATCGGCATGACCCAGGGCGACCAGATGCTGGGCGTGCTGGTGCTCGACGTGGTCCTGGCCTGCCCCTACACCACCACGCTGCGCATACGCCAGGAGCACAGCCTGCCCTGGCTGCCGGTCCCGGTCATGGAGGTGCAGGTTTACCATGACGCCCGCATGGCCGAAGTGGTGAGCGCCGAGCACGCCAGGCGTCTGCGCAGCATCTATCCTTACCCCAACGCCGCCATGCACCAGCCGGACGAAAAAGCCCAGCTGAACCTGTTCCTGGGTGAATGGCTTTCTCACTGCCTGGCCTGCGGCCACGAACTGGTAAGCGCTCGCTGA
- the waaA gene encoding lipid IV(A) 3-deoxy-D-manno-octulosonic acid transferase, whose amino-acid sequence MNRTLYTLLFHLGLPLLALRLYLRARKAPAYGRRLGERFAFRLPAMRKGGIWVHAVSVGESIAAAPMVRALLKAYPELPITLTCMTPTGSERIRALFGDEPRVQHCYLPYDLPWAAGRFLDHVQPRLGVIMETELWPNHIHQCARRGIPVALANARLSERSARGYGRFARLTRPMLAEMSLIAAQTEVEAQRFLALGARTGCVQVTGSIKFDLKIDEHLVPRAQALRQQWAAASRPVWIAASTHDGEDALVLQAHRQLLQVHGDALLILVPRHPERFEAVRALCSQQFATVRRSTGLPVLAQTQVLLGDTMGELLFLYALADMAFVGGSLVPTGGHNPLEPAALALPVLMGPHVFNFLEISAMLREAGGLQQVDDAQGLAGAVQRLVELPQDARRMGEAGRAVMRANQGALQRLLEGLEKLMP is encoded by the coding sequence ATGAACAGAACCCTCTACACTTTGCTGTTTCACCTGGGCCTGCCCTTGCTGGCGCTGCGCCTGTACTTGCGCGCGCGCAAGGCCCCTGCCTACGGCCGCCGCCTCGGTGAGCGGTTCGCCTTCAGGCTACCGGCCATGCGCAAAGGCGGCATCTGGGTGCATGCCGTCTCGGTGGGCGAAAGCATTGCAGCCGCGCCCATGGTGCGCGCCCTGCTCAAGGCCTACCCTGAGCTGCCGATTACACTGACGTGCATGACGCCCACCGGGTCGGAGCGTATTCGCGCCCTGTTCGGCGATGAACCCCGGGTCCAGCATTGCTACTTGCCATATGACCTGCCGTGGGCGGCAGGGCGCTTTCTCGACCATGTGCAGCCAAGGCTGGGCGTGATCATGGAAACCGAACTCTGGCCCAATCACATCCATCAGTGCGCCAGGCGTGGCATTCCCGTGGCGCTGGCCAACGCGCGCTTGTCAGAACGCTCGGCCCGTGGCTACGGGCGGTTTGCCAGGCTGACCCGGCCCATGCTGGCCGAAATGAGCCTGATTGCTGCGCAGACTGAAGTCGAAGCCCAGCGATTTCTTGCACTCGGAGCGCGTACTGGATGCGTGCAGGTGACCGGCTCGATCAAGTTCGACCTGAAGATCGATGAGCACCTGGTGCCGCGGGCCCAGGCCTTGCGCCAGCAATGGGCCGCCGCTTCGCGCCCGGTGTGGATCGCCGCCAGCACCCATGATGGCGAAGATGCCCTGGTCCTGCAGGCGCACCGGCAGTTGCTGCAGGTGCATGGGGATGCGCTGTTGATCCTGGTGCCCCGGCATCCGGAGCGCTTTGAGGCGGTCCGTGCCTTGTGCAGCCAGCAGTTTGCCACGGTGCGTCGCTCTACCGGGCTGCCGGTGCTTGCACAGACGCAAGTGCTGCTGGGCGACACCATGGGTGAGTTGCTGTTCTTGTATGCCCTTGCCGACATGGCGTTCGTCGGCGGCAGCCTGGTGCCGACTGGCGGGCACAACCCGTTGGAACCGGCAGCCCTGGCGCTACCGGTGCTGATGGGGCCGCACGTGTTCAATTTTCTCGAGATCAGTGCCATGTTGCGCGAGGCGGGCGGGTTGCAGCAGGTCGATGACGCCCAGGGGCTGGCCGGTGCCGTGCAGCGGCTGGTCGAATTACCGCAAGATGCCCGGCGCATGGGTGAGGCGGGCAGGGCGGTGATGAGGGCCAATCAGGGGGCGTTGCAGCGCTTGCTCGAGGGGTTGGAAAAGTTGATGCCCTGA
- a CDS encoding NUDIX domain-containing protein — protein MSDTLNSVPQAVEIVKRDKCFQGFYRLDKLHLRHELFAGGMGREISRELFVRHDAVCVLPYDPQRDEVVLIEQFRVGALDKVANPWLIEMVAGLIDKDEQPEEVAHREAEEEAGLTFSALWPMTRYFPSPGGSDEYVHLFLGRCSAEGAGGLHGLESEGEDIRVRVWSFEDALQAVRDGRICNAATIIGLQWLALNRDEVRGMWK, from the coding sequence ATGTCGGATACGTTGAATTCAGTGCCCCAGGCGGTCGAGATCGTCAAGCGGGACAAGTGTTTCCAGGGCTTTTACAGGCTCGACAAGCTGCACCTTCGCCATGAGCTGTTCGCCGGTGGAATGGGCCGGGAAATCAGCCGTGAGCTGTTCGTGCGCCATGACGCGGTGTGCGTTTTGCCGTACGACCCGCAGCGCGATGAAGTGGTCCTGATCGAGCAGTTTCGTGTGGGCGCCCTGGACAAGGTCGCCAACCCCTGGTTGATCGAGATGGTCGCCGGGCTGATCGACAAGGACGAGCAGCCAGAAGAAGTGGCCCACCGTGAGGCCGAGGAAGAGGCCGGCCTGACGTTCAGCGCGCTGTGGCCGATGACGCGCTACTTCCCTTCGCCAGGCGGCAGTGACGAATACGTCCACCTGTTCCTTGGCCGCTGCAGCGCCGAGGGTGCCGGTGGCCTGCACGGGCTGGAGTCTGAAGGCGAGGATATCCGGGTGCGCGTGTGGTCGTTCGAGGATGCCTTGCAGGCGGTACGCGACGGGCGCATCTGCAATGCCGCGACCATCATCGGCTTGCAATGGCTCGCCCTGAACCGCGACGAAGTTCGAGGTATGTGGAAGTGA
- a CDS encoding YqiA/YcfP family alpha/beta fold hydrolase gives MSGSILYIHGFNSSPLSAKARQLQAVMQHLGLIDRLRLPALHHHPRQAIEQLEGCIAELGAPLLVGSSLGGYYATFLAERHGLKALLVNPAVGPHRLFDGYLGTQHNHHTGQAWELTLDHVQALAELEVPPPTEPSRYQVWLQTGDETLDYRHAERYYRHCALRIQAGGDHSFQGFAERLPALLAFAGVAPTQYAALDFSVF, from the coding sequence ATGTCGGGTTCCATCCTCTATATACACGGCTTCAACAGCTCGCCGTTGTCAGCCAAGGCCAGGCAGCTTCAGGCCGTCATGCAGCACCTCGGGCTGATCGACCGGCTGCGCCTGCCAGCGCTGCATCATCATCCCCGCCAGGCCATCGAGCAGCTTGAAGGTTGCATTGCCGAACTGGGCGCGCCGTTGCTGGTGGGCAGTTCACTGGGCGGCTACTATGCCACCTTCCTGGCCGAGCGCCATGGCCTCAAGGCCTTGCTGGTCAACCCCGCCGTAGGGCCGCACCGCCTGTTCGACGGCTATTTGGGTACCCAGCACAACCATCACACAGGCCAGGCGTGGGAGTTGACCCTCGACCACGTCCAGGCGCTGGCCGAGCTGGAGGTCCCGCCCCCTACGGAGCCAAGCCGCTACCAGGTATGGTTGCAGACCGGCGACGAAACCCTGGACTATCGCCACGCCGAGCGGTACTACCGCCACTGCGCGCTGCGTATCCAGGCCGGTGGCGACCACAGCTTCCAAGGCTTCGCCGAGCGCCTGCCGGCCCTACTGGCCTTCGCCGGTGTTGCCCCGACGCAGTACGCTGCACTCGATTTTTCTGTATTTTGA
- a CDS encoding LysR family transcriptional regulator, with product MAEQWSLDQLRTFLRVAELRSFSAVAREQHKAQSAISSAIALLEADLGVTLFERSSGRQPKLTANGEALLADARELLRQCERLDGRALALMRGQEALLRVAQDEAMPYQPVIDSLDELATRYPFLEVQLASGAQGDVARKLVERRADLGLFFHHERIPASLERRALGSVEMVTVCAVGHPLAQAGRVDRQQLARHRQLLITPQQSGYPGGEAISPQVWRADSFYAMAELLMRGLGWAWLPRHVVQYPTYQAHMVELASDWRPPALVVELAWRRDEPLGPAAQWLAERFAVHLRAIG from the coding sequence ATGGCCGAACAATGGAGTCTGGATCAGCTGCGCACGTTCCTGCGGGTGGCTGAGCTGCGTTCGTTTTCGGCGGTTGCACGCGAACAGCACAAGGCTCAGTCAGCGATCAGCAGCGCCATCGCCCTGCTCGAAGCGGACCTTGGGGTCACCTTGTTCGAACGCAGCAGTGGGCGCCAACCGAAGCTCACCGCAAACGGCGAAGCGCTGCTTGCCGATGCCCGTGAGCTGCTGCGCCAATGCGAGCGCCTGGATGGGCGGGCCCTGGCACTGATGCGTGGCCAGGAAGCACTGCTGCGGGTGGCGCAGGATGAGGCGATGCCGTATCAGCCTGTCATCGACAGCCTGGATGAGCTGGCAACCCGTTACCCCTTTCTGGAAGTGCAACTGGCCAGCGGCGCTCAGGGCGATGTCGCGCGCAAGCTGGTGGAGCGGCGCGCCGACTTGGGGTTGTTCTTTCACCACGAGCGCATACCGGCGTCGCTTGAACGGCGGGCCTTGGGTAGCGTGGAAATGGTCACGGTCTGCGCCGTCGGCCACCCTTTGGCGCAGGCCGGCCGGGTGGACCGACAGCAACTGGCACGCCATCGACAGCTGCTGATTACGCCCCAGCAGAGCGGTTACCCGGGGGGTGAGGCGATCAGCCCGCAGGTATGGCGGGCCGACAGCTTCTATGCCATGGCCGAACTGCTGATGCGTGGGCTGGGCTGGGCCTGGCTGCCGCGCCATGTGGTGCAGTACCCCACCTACCAGGCGCACATGGTAGAGCTGGCCAGCGACTGGCGGCCACCGGCGCTGGTGGTGGAGCTTGCCTGGCGTCGGGACGAACCGCTGGGGCCTGCTGCGCAGTGGCTGGCCGAGCGCTTTGCGGTGCATTTGCGTGCGATCGGGTAA
- the cpdA gene encoding 3',5'-cyclic-AMP phosphodiesterase, translated as MPHSNPAGTVNVVHLTDAHLFASPEGSMLGLNTRDSLRHVVRQALREQSDTHLLLCTGDLSQDASVASYAAFEQLTAGFAAPARWLPGNHDEAQVMAQVAPELVQPVTDIGPWRIVMLDTAVPGAAHGWLQDTQLSLLETALRTSGERHCLVCLHHQPVDIGCAWIAPIGLRNADALFAVIDRHPQVRALLWGHVHQEWDQWRGDLRLLATPSTCIQFAPGSEDFEVSQQHPGYRWIRLQTDGTVDTGVERALDFEVRLDFDSPGY; from the coding sequence TTGCCGCACTCGAACCCTGCCGGCACCGTTAACGTGGTGCACCTGACCGACGCCCATCTGTTCGCCAGCCCCGAGGGCAGCATGCTAGGCCTCAATACCCGCGACAGCCTGCGCCATGTGGTGCGGCAGGCATTGCGCGAGCAGAGCGACACGCACCTGTTGTTGTGCACGGGGGACTTGTCCCAGGACGCCAGCGTTGCTTCCTACGCGGCCTTTGAGCAATTGACCGCAGGCTTTGCTGCGCCGGCGCGCTGGCTGCCGGGCAACCATGACGAAGCGCAGGTGATGGCGCAGGTGGCGCCCGAGTTGGTGCAGCCGGTTACCGACATCGGGCCCTGGCGCATCGTCATGCTCGACACGGCTGTGCCAGGAGCGGCCCATGGTTGGCTGCAGGATACCCAGCTCAGCCTGCTGGAAACTGCATTGCGCACGTCAGGGGAGCGCCACTGCCTGGTGTGCCTGCACCATCAACCGGTCGACATCGGCTGTGCATGGATCGCCCCCATCGGCCTGCGCAACGCCGATGCGCTGTTCGCCGTGATCGATCGTCACCCCCAGGTGCGTGCGCTGTTGTGGGGGCACGTGCATCAGGAATGGGATCAATGGCGCGGCGACCTGCGGCTGCTGGCCACGCCTTCGACCTGCATCCAGTTCGCCCCAGGCAGTGAAGATTTCGAGGTAAGCCAGCAGCATCCTGGCTATCGCTGGATCCGCTTGCAGACTGATGGGACGGTGGACACGGGGGTGGAGCGGGCGCTGGATTTCGAGGTCAGGCTCGATTTCGATAGCCCGGGGTATTGA
- the thiC gene encoding phosphomethylpyrimidine synthase ThiC, with translation MTQQEKAMNLSESAQVDQQSVQPFPRSRKVYVQGSRPDIRVPMRAISLADTPTDFGGESNAPVLVYDTSGPYTDPEVLIDVRKGLADVRSAWIDARGDTERLSGLSSHFGQQRLNDAELAKLRFAHVRNPRRAKPGVNVSQMHYARQGIITAEMEYVAIRENMKLQEARAAGLLDTQHAGHSFGASIPKEITPEFVREEVARGRAIIPANINHTELEPMIIGRNFLVKINGNIGNSALGSSIEEEVAKLTWGIRWGSDTVMDLSTGKHIHETREWIIRNSPVPIGTVPIYQALEKVGGVAEDLTWELFRDTLIEQAEQGVDYFTIHAGVLLRYVPLTAKRVTGIVSRGGSIMAKWCLAHHQENFLYTHFEEICEIMKAYDVSFSLGDGLRPGSIADANDAAQFGELETLGELTKIAWKHDVQCMIEGPGHVPMQLIKENMDKQLECCDEAPFYTLGPLTTDIAPGYDHITSGIGAAMIGWFGCAMLCYVTPKEHLGLPDKDDVKTGIITYKIAAHAADLAKGHPGAQIRDNALSKARFEFRWEDQFNLGLDPDTARAFHDETLPKESAKVAHFCSMCGPKFCSMKITQEVREYAARIETVDVSVEQGMREQAERFRQAGSQLYHKV, from the coding sequence ATGACCCAACAAGAAAAAGCGATGAACCTCAGCGAATCGGCGCAAGTCGATCAGCAGTCCGTGCAGCCATTTCCGCGCTCGCGCAAGGTTTATGTCCAGGGCTCGCGCCCGGATATTCGCGTGCCGATGCGCGCGATCAGCCTGGCCGACACGCCCACCGATTTTGGGGGTGAGAGCAATGCGCCGGTGCTGGTCTACGACACTTCCGGCCCTTACACCGACCCAGAGGTGTTGATCGACGTGCGCAAGGGCCTGGCCGACGTGCGTTCGGCCTGGATCGACGCACGGGGTGACACCGAGCGCCTGAGCGGGCTGAGCTCCCACTTCGGCCAGCAGCGGCTGAACGACGCCGAACTGGCCAAGCTGCGCTTCGCCCATGTCCGCAACCCGCGTCGTGCCAAGCCAGGCGTCAATGTGTCGCAGATGCATTACGCCCGCCAGGGCATCATCACCGCCGAGATGGAATACGTGGCCATCCGCGAGAACATGAAGCTGCAGGAGGCCCGGGCGGCAGGCCTGCTCGATACGCAGCATGCCGGTCACAGCTTCGGCGCCAGCATTCCCAAGGAAATCACCCCCGAGTTCGTACGTGAGGAAGTGGCCCGTGGCCGCGCCATCATCCCGGCCAACATCAACCATACCGAGCTGGAGCCGATGATCATCGGCCGCAACTTCCTGGTGAAAATCAACGGCAACATCGGCAACAGTGCGTTGGGTTCGTCCATCGAAGAAGAAGTGGCCAAGCTCACCTGGGGCATTCGCTGGGGCTCGGACACCGTCATGGACTTGTCCACCGGCAAGCACATCCATGAAACCCGCGAATGGATCATTCGCAACTCACCCGTGCCCATCGGCACCGTTCCCATCTACCAGGCATTGGAAAAGGTTGGCGGTGTGGCCGAGGACCTGACCTGGGAGCTGTTTCGCGACACGCTGATCGAACAGGCCGAGCAGGGCGTGGACTACTTCACCATCCATGCCGGGGTGCTGCTGCGCTATGTCCCGCTGACCGCCAAGCGCGTCACCGGCATCGTCAGCCGGGGTGGCTCGATCATGGCCAAGTGGTGCTTGGCGCATCACCAGGAGAACTTCCTGTACACCCACTTCGAAGAAATCTGCGAAATCATGAAGGCCTACGACGTCAGCTTCTCGCTGGGCGATGGCCTGCGCCCAGGCTCGATCGCCGACGCCAACGATGCGGCGCAGTTCGGCGAGCTGGAAACCCTGGGCGAACTGACCAAGATCGCCTGGAAGCACGATGTGCAATGCATGATCGAAGGCCCTGGCCATGTGCCGATGCAGTTGATCAAGGAGAACATGGACAAGCAGCTAGAGTGCTGTGACGAAGCGCCGTTCTACACCCTCGGCCCGCTGACCACCGACATCGCCCCTGGCTACGACCACATCACCTCCGGCATCGGGGCGGCCATGATCGGCTGGTTTGGCTGCGCCATGCTCTGCTATGTGACGCCCAAGGAACACCTGGGACTGCCTGACAAGGACGACGTCAAGACCGGCATCATCACCTACAAGATTGCAGCCCATGCAGCCGACCTGGCCAAAGGTCACCCAGGGGCCCAGATTCGCGATAACGCGTTGTCGAAGGCGCGCTTCGAGTTTCGCTGGGAAGATCAGTTCAACCTGGGGTTGGACCCTGACACGGCGCGTGCCTTCCACGACGAAACCCTGCCCAAGGAGTCGGCCAAGGTGGCGCATTTCTGCTCCATGTGCGGGCCGAAGTTCTGCTCCATGAAGATCACCCAGGAAGTGCGTGAATACGCTGCCCGGATCGAAACCGTGGACGTCTCGGTGGAGCAGGGCATGCGTGAGCAGGCCGAGCGCTTCCGCCAGGCCGGCAGCCAGCTGTACCACAAGGTCTGA
- the cytX gene encoding putative hydroxymethylpyrimidine transporter CytX, protein MTTSSQFSPDHPIPNGQRVFGGRDLFSLWFSLGIGLMVLQVGAMLAPGLGLSGAILAIALGTGVGVLLLGAAGVIGSDTGLSAMGTLKLSLGAQGARLPALLNVLQLIGWGAFEIIVMRDAASLLGARAFGEASVWNSPVLWTLCFGALATVLAVSGPLAFVRKILRAWGIWLLLGACAWLTWNLFAKADLATLWQRGGDGSMSLAVGFDIVIAMPLSWLPLIADYSRFARDGRQVFGSTVVGYFIGNTWLMSLGVAYTLAFAAQGEVNALLLALAGAGMGIPLLLILLDESEKAFADIHSAAVSAGVLVRVKVEHLAMAIGVLCTLIALLAPLAQYENFLLLIGSVFAPLFGVVLMDHYWVRRRSVPAHVGALHWPALLAWAAGVAAYHIIAAQAPDLGATLPALVLAGVLYGVLNLSRGRGTVRA, encoded by the coding sequence ATGACCACGTCCAGTCAATTCTCCCCCGATCATCCCATCCCCAACGGCCAACGCGTGTTCGGCGGCCGCGACCTGTTTTCACTATGGTTTTCCCTAGGCATCGGCCTGATGGTGCTGCAAGTCGGTGCCATGCTGGCGCCAGGCCTTGGCCTGTCCGGGGCTATCCTGGCCATCGCCCTGGGCACCGGGGTCGGTGTGTTGTTGTTGGGTGCTGCCGGTGTGATCGGCAGTGACACCGGTTTGTCCGCCATGGGTACGCTCAAGCTCAGCCTGGGGGCGCAAGGTGCGCGCTTGCCAGCGCTGCTCAACGTATTGCAGCTGATAGGCTGGGGCGCCTTCGAGATCATCGTCATGCGCGATGCCGCCAGCCTGCTGGGTGCACGAGCCTTCGGTGAGGCCAGCGTGTGGAACAGCCCGGTACTGTGGACGCTGTGTTTCGGCGCGCTGGCCACAGTGCTTGCGGTCAGCGGGCCGTTGGCCTTCGTGCGCAAGATCCTGCGGGCCTGGGGTATCTGGCTGCTGCTGGGCGCCTGTGCCTGGCTGACCTGGAACCTGTTCGCCAAGGCTGACCTGGCGACGCTGTGGCAACGCGGCGGGGATGGGTCGATGTCGCTGGCCGTGGGCTTTGACATCGTCATCGCCATGCCCTTGTCGTGGTTGCCGCTGATTGCCGACTATTCGCGGTTTGCCCGTGACGGCAGGCAGGTGTTCGGTAGTACGGTGGTGGGGTACTTCATCGGCAACACTTGGCTGATGAGCCTGGGGGTGGCCTACACCCTGGCCTTCGCGGCGCAGGGCGAAGTCAATGCCCTGCTACTGGCGCTCGCCGGGGCTGGCATGGGTATTCCGTTGTTGCTGATTCTGCTCGACGAATCGGAAAAAGCCTTCGCCGATATTCATTCGGCAGCGGTCTCCGCCGGGGTGCTGGTACGCGTGAAGGTAGAACACCTGGCCATGGCCATCGGTGTGCTGTGCACGTTGATCGCCCTGTTGGCACCGCTTGCGCAGTACGAGAACTTCTTGCTGCTGATCGGTTCGGTGTTCGCCCCGCTGTTCGGCGTGGTGCTGATGGACCATTACTGGGTTCGCCGTCGCAGCGTTCCAGCCCATGTGGGGGCGCTGCACTGGCCGGCATTGCTGGCATGGGCGGCTGGGGTGGCGGCGTATCACATCATCGCCGCCCAGGCGCCGGACCTGGGCGCGACCCTGCCGGCGTTGGTGCTGGCAGGGGTGTTGTATGGCGTGTTGAACCTCAGCCGCGGCCGGGGAACAGTTCGGGCTTGA
- a CDS encoding RsiV family protein: MTLVKLTSIAVLALALGACQSLFAPNYRAPLEVKREAWEHVKPGCSERDCPLVNIDTVHFPALPKLDGIVEKRLLQLTEDNQHAAAPTTLQAYEQHYLASAEKRNSSYLQAKVREQHDGLVIIELSSYLDTGGAHGMPGRAFINYSRKLDKVLTLQDMLVPGQEETFWKTVEESHRAWLISVGMDKDAEFIKTWPFKRSPHIALTYGAVVVKYEVYAIAPYSMGHVELKIPYPRLNGVIKPELFPGRG, from the coding sequence ATGACACTCGTCAAACTGACATCCATCGCTGTGCTGGCCTTGGCGCTGGGCGCATGCCAGAGCCTGTTCGCCCCCAACTACCGAGCACCGCTCGAGGTCAAGCGCGAAGCCTGGGAGCACGTCAAGCCAGGCTGCAGCGAGCGTGATTGCCCGTTGGTGAATATTGACACCGTGCATTTCCCGGCGTTGCCCAAGCTCGACGGTATTGTCGAAAAGCGCCTGCTGCAGCTGACCGAGGACAACCAGCACGCGGCAGCACCGACCACGTTGCAAGCCTACGAACAGCACTACCTGGCCAGCGCCGAGAAGCGCAACAGCAGCTACTTGCAGGCCAAGGTACGCGAACAGCATGACGGGCTGGTGATCATCGAGCTGTCCAGCTACCTGGATACCGGTGGCGCCCATGGCATGCCAGGTCGTGCCTTCATCAACTATTCACGCAAGCTGGACAAGGTCCTGACACTGCAGGACATGCTGGTCCCGGGCCAGGAAGAAACGTTCTGGAAGACGGTGGAGGAATCGCACCGCGCCTGGCTGATCAGTGTCGGCATGGACAAGGATGCCGAGTTCATCAAGACCTGGCCATTCAAACGCTCGCCCCATATCGCCCTGACCTACGGCGCGGTGGTGGTGAAGTACGAGGTGTACGCCATCGCGCCGTATTCCATGGGCCATGTGGAGCTGAAAATCCCTTACCCACGCCTCAATGGTGTGATCAAGCCCGAACTGTTCCCCGGCCGCGGCTGA